The following proteins come from a genomic window of Geomonas sp. RF6:
- a CDS encoding FecR family protein: MKPQLLIIVLAAVLWGDTSTFGATALPIGVVKSAAGKVLVMRGGSAIGVSQNDKLYRGDVVETASDGKAGLVLEDDTMISLGPRSRIAIEEFIFHPEQGRLSLVTRIFRGTVSFISGRIAKLAPSLVQIMTPQGTVGVRGTHVLIRVG, encoded by the coding sequence ATGAAACCACAATTGCTGATCATCGTCCTTGCCGCAGTTTTGTGGGGGGACACCTCGACCTTCGGCGCAACTGCACTCCCGATAGGCGTCGTGAAGTCCGCCGCAGGAAAGGTCCTCGTCATGAGAGGGGGGAGCGCGATCGGGGTTTCACAGAACGACAAACTGTACCGCGGAGATGTGGTGGAGACCGCCTCCGACGGCAAAGCCGGACTGGTCCTCGAGGATGATACGATGATCTCGCTCGGCCCGAGGAGCAGGATCGCCATCGAGGAGTTCATTTTTCACCCGGAGCAGGGAAGGCTCTCTCTCGTTACCAGGATCTTCCGGGGCACGGTGTCCTTCATATCCGGAAGAATTGCGAAGCTCGCCCCCAGCCTCGTACAGATCATGACACCGCAGGGCACCGTCGGCGTCCGCGGGACGCATGTCCTCATCAGGGTCGGCTGA
- a CDS encoding response regulator, with protein MEGNTASCDDTRSFVAGKQCELVNANTVLSQISTIIIGALFAGILYRCTERREIWIWLAFLVATAAARLLLFRIYRRRAVTGDTDRRWLRYNFIAVATAGIVWAFGTFVFFNQEDPIAGFFIAMIVAGIVSGALPTLASHYPTFCVFAAPTLFCFSLRTILAGRAEYYVLTILTILFAAVILSSARYFNRILMDTLLLNRENESLVERLKEERNAAQAAARAKSTFLANMSHEIRTPMNGIIGMTDLCLTTKVDPEQHGYLTAVKSSAQDLLAIINDILDFSKIEAGKVVLVDEPFPLRASLTKTLQAVSVRGAEKGVAVLFDPAPDVPDLVTGDVGRLRQVLINLVGNAIKFTAGGEVVVTVRVVEKGMNDCLLSFAVKDTGIGIAREKLAVIFHPFEQGDLSTTKSYGGTGLGLAISKDLVESLGGHLEVESELGKGSTFTFTARFAIEDAVEPADAAPSLQGRTALVVEPHPVSRGTACQESSEKRALSLLIAEDVPINQALIETILSRQGHQVTIAGNGEEAVRTWREAPDRFDLIFMDVQMPVMDGLEATRQIRGVERSEGGHVPIVAMTAYAMKEDREKCREAGMDDYISKPFKLEDILSVLERQIAVGPGVVAATKQQ; from the coding sequence ATGGAAGGGAATACAGCAAGCTGCGACGACACCCGCAGCTTTGTCGCCGGAAAGCAGTGCGAGCTTGTCAACGCCAACACGGTGCTGTCGCAGATTTCCACCATCATCATCGGCGCCCTCTTCGCCGGGATCCTGTACCGGTGCACAGAGCGGAGGGAGATCTGGATCTGGCTTGCGTTCCTCGTTGCCACAGCTGCCGCACGCCTGCTCCTCTTCCGCATCTATCGCAGACGCGCCGTCACGGGTGACACCGACCGCAGGTGGCTCCGTTACAACTTCATCGCCGTCGCCACAGCCGGCATCGTCTGGGCATTCGGCACCTTTGTCTTTTTCAACCAGGAGGACCCCATCGCCGGGTTCTTCATCGCCATGATCGTCGCCGGCATCGTCTCCGGCGCACTTCCCACTCTTGCCTCCCACTATCCGACCTTTTGCGTCTTCGCGGCCCCCACCCTCTTTTGCTTTTCGCTGCGCACCATCCTCGCCGGGAGGGCGGAATACTATGTCCTTACCATTCTGACGATTCTCTTCGCCGCGGTCATCCTCTCCAGTGCGCGATACTTCAACCGCATTCTGATGGACACCCTCCTTCTCAACCGCGAGAACGAGTCGCTCGTCGAGCGACTGAAAGAGGAGAGAAACGCCGCGCAAGCCGCTGCCCGCGCAAAGAGCACCTTCCTGGCGAACATGAGCCACGAAATCCGCACCCCGATGAACGGGATCATCGGCATGACCGATCTGTGCCTGACGACGAAAGTCGACCCGGAGCAGCACGGGTACCTCACCGCCGTGAAGAGCTCGGCACAGGATCTCCTCGCCATCATCAACGACATCCTCGACTTCTCCAAGATCGAGGCGGGAAAGGTCGTGCTGGTCGACGAGCCGTTCCCGCTGCGCGCGAGCCTCACGAAGACATTGCAGGCGGTGTCGGTGCGCGGAGCGGAGAAAGGGGTGGCTGTCCTTTTCGATCCGGCGCCGGATGTACCGGATTTGGTGACAGGCGACGTCGGACGGCTGCGCCAGGTACTCATAAACCTCGTCGGCAACGCGATCAAGTTCACCGCCGGTGGCGAGGTCGTAGTCACTGTGCGCGTTGTGGAAAAGGGGATGAACGATTGTCTCCTCTCCTTCGCGGTAAAGGATACCGGGATCGGCATCGCGCGCGAGAAGCTCGCTGTCATCTTCCACCCCTTTGAGCAGGGGGACCTCTCCACGACGAAATCGTATGGAGGTACAGGCCTTGGCCTTGCCATCTCGAAGGATCTGGTCGAATCGCTCGGCGGGCACCTCGAGGTGGAAAGCGAGCTCGGAAAGGGGAGCACTTTCACCTTCACCGCCCGGTTTGCCATCGAGGATGCGGTAGAGCCTGCAGATGCCGCACCGTCCCTGCAGGGGCGCACCGCTCTTGTGGTGGAGCCGCACCCGGTCAGCCGCGGGACAGCTTGTCAGGAGAGTTCCGAGAAAAGGGCACTCTCTCTGCTCATCGCTGAGGATGTGCCGATCAACCAGGCCCTCATCGAGACAATTCTGTCGCGGCAAGGGCACCAGGTAACGATTGCCGGAAATGGCGAAGAAGCCGTCAGGACGTGGCGCGAGGCTCCGGACCGGTTCGACCTCATCTTCATGGATGTCCAGATGCCGGTGATGGATGGTCTTGAGGCCACGAGGCAGATTCGTGGAGTGGAAAGGTCGGAGGGGGGGCACGTCCCGATTGTCGCCATGACGGCGTATGCCATGAAGGAAGACAGGGAGAAGTGCCGCGAGGCAGGGATGGATGACTACATCAGCAAACCGTTCAAGCTGGAGGATATCCTCTCGGTTCTGGAGCGGCAGATCGCTGTAGGGCCGGGTGTGGTGGCGGCAACGAAGCAGCAGTAA
- a CDS encoding OmpA family protein, protein MRTIIPGTLLFLLVLLTCSCAQNTLVALVPDPAGGTGRLTVTNKGGRVAIDAPYRATTVADEAHAPSAPLPVKKDRLEKMFSEALSMEPPRPLHFLLHFREDTDLAPESVQLLPQIVAAIGDRRSGFISIVGHSDTLGTKEYNLDLAHKRAVTVEQLLVGRGVDPKTITMTWYGEKGLLIPTGDDVWEQKNRATEVVVR, encoded by the coding sequence ATGCGCACGATCATACCGGGCACACTGCTGTTTCTTCTGGTCCTCCTCACCTGCAGTTGCGCCCAAAACACCCTCGTGGCTCTCGTCCCCGATCCCGCCGGGGGGACCGGGAGGCTGACGGTGACCAACAAGGGGGGAAGGGTCGCCATCGATGCCCCGTACCGGGCGACGACTGTAGCCGACGAAGCGCATGCGCCATCGGCGCCTCTCCCAGTCAAAAAGGATCGTCTGGAGAAGATGTTTTCCGAAGCTCTCTCCATGGAGCCGCCGCGGCCGCTCCACTTCCTCCTCCACTTCAGGGAAGATACGGACCTCGCCCCGGAGTCGGTGCAGCTCCTCCCCCAGATTGTCGCAGCCATCGGTGACCGACGCTCCGGCTTCATCTCCATCGTCGGACATTCCGACACGCTGGGGACGAAGGAGTACAACCTCGATCTGGCGCATAAAAGGGCGGTGACGGTAGAACAGCTCCTGGTCGGCCGCGGGGTCGACCCGAAGACCATCACCATGACATGGTACGGCGAGAAGGGGCTCCTGATCCCTACCGGGGACGACGTGTGGGAGCAGAAGAACCGCGCAACGGAGGTCGTCGTCAGATAA
- a CDS encoding manganese efflux pump MntP, with product MDWFTIFGIAVALAMDAFAVALAAGAVLDPLTGRHLFRFGFHFGLFQLLMPILGWLAGLTVQKSISDYDHWIAFFLLGFVGGKMLWGAFHQDEEEKTAPDPTRGVTMVMLAVATSIDALAVGLTLAMLDVDIWRPAVVIGLVAGVLTVAGMLLGRRLGEMWGKRVEICGGLILLAIGFKILFEHTMK from the coding sequence ATGGACTGGTTTACCATCTTTGGCATAGCGGTCGCCCTGGCCATGGACGCATTCGCCGTTGCCCTGGCCGCCGGCGCCGTTCTCGATCCACTTACCGGCAGGCACCTTTTCCGCTTCGGCTTCCATTTTGGTCTTTTCCAGCTGCTGATGCCGATTCTGGGATGGCTGGCGGGCCTCACGGTACAAAAGTCGATCTCCGACTACGATCACTGGATTGCCTTCTTCCTCCTCGGATTTGTGGGGGGAAAGATGCTGTGGGGGGCTTTTCACCAGGACGAGGAGGAAAAGACCGCTCCCGATCCGACGCGGGGGGTGACGATGGTGATGCTCGCGGTGGCGACGAGCATCGACGCACTGGCCGTCGGACTTACCCTTGCCATGCTCGACGTGGATATCTGGCGCCCTGCAGTCGTCATCGGTCTCGTTGCCGGAGTCCTCACGGTAGCCGGGATGCTTCTCGGGCGCAGACTGGGGGAGATGTGGGGGAAGCGGGTCGAGATCTGCGGCGGACTCATCCTCCTTGCCATAGGGTTCAAGATCCTCTTCGAGCACACCATGAAGTAG
- a CDS encoding NAD-dependent epimerase/dehydratase family protein — MLLRDTLFAFNPDYVIHLAAVPPAPTSMEAPEEAFRAIVRGTNNTLMCIKDLPDLQRYVHISSSMVYGDFVYAPADEEHPKAPKEIYGAYKYCTEVITRTFCPLYGIDYAIVRPTAIYGPSDGNDHVLANFLRNALDGKPIVVKGADLRFDFTFVEDVAQGITRATFAPEASSHVFNIARGEGRTLSEAAQIVADLVPGTEIEYRQPDRRLPVRGALDITNARTLLG; from the coding sequence GTGCTGCTGCGCGATACCCTCTTTGCCTTCAACCCGGACTACGTCATCCACCTCGCCGCCGTGCCGCCGGCGCCCACTTCCATGGAGGCGCCGGAGGAGGCTTTCCGAGCGATCGTGCGCGGCACGAACAACACGCTGATGTGCATCAAGGACCTCCCCGATCTGCAGAGGTACGTGCATATTTCCTCCAGCATGGTCTATGGCGACTTCGTGTATGCGCCCGCCGACGAGGAGCACCCGAAGGCGCCGAAGGAGATCTACGGCGCGTACAAGTACTGCACCGAGGTCATTACCCGGACCTTCTGTCCGCTGTACGGGATAGACTACGCCATCGTGCGGCCGACCGCGATCTACGGCCCGTCCGACGGCAACGACCACGTGCTGGCGAACTTCCTGAGAAACGCCCTTGACGGCAAGCCGATCGTCGTGAAGGGAGCAGATCTCCGTTTCGACTTCACCTTTGTGGAGGACGTGGCGCAGGGGATCACCCGCGCGACCTTTGCCCCGGAAGCCTCCTCGCATGTCTTCAACATCGCCAGGGGAGAAGGGCGTACCCTTTCGGAGGCGGCACAAATCGTCGCGGACCTCGTACCGGGAACGGAAATCGAGTACCGGCAGCCGGACCGGCGCCTGCCGGTCCGCGGCGCCCTCGACATTACCAATGCCCGCACCCTCCTCGGATAG
- a CDS encoding CHASE2 domain-containing protein — MPEPFYSKGRITRFLLLVALLVTALTSVVYLARPSFIVPTENRTTDLIMLLADAQPSQESVEIVDIDESSLERYGQWPWSRALLAQLLDKLEGAGARTIALDIILAETERNSPLRQGEIQAPSHELRASTTISPGNDQTLANTLAKGHTVLGYEFLFDRGEVTPGRCELHPPPIVWVKSPKLFGRKPELFQADDVVCNHPLFSGAVKRSGFLNAAPDSDGILRRVPMLIKYGEHIYPSLELAALMQYQGSRQLEIVQRGSSDSMTLKVGSRSIRVDSQGNMIVRFHARSAPRPSISAEALLRDEIPPETLRKKIVVVGSSAAGLEPTYQTFAGKIRTHVEIHAQVLDNLLSGRQPVRTSNFLLWEILVGAIAAAGTALAVANSGVIASGSISLAILMATWLGMGFIFEEEGYLFSPLLPTVLIILNFATLTIAKGWKVELVARKVADRALVLLKESEKNLASIIKAVPDIIFSLDRSCNFLFISDAVERYGVAAKALLGREILPFIRKSHRDRFLRTVADAFREGAGNIEFQAVRMKSRQVWFDTHMVPLRDDAGAIVALLGIARDVTEKKETEQALAEKQHELEELNADLEARIEEAIGDMRQKDQILILQGRQAAMGEMISNIAHQWRQPLNTLGLVVQELLIIHGTEFSRERLKGTVDQAMGIIMHMSKTIDDFRNYFMRDKEKKLFNVVESVQKTLSLIDPTLKSMGIEVELLAPAECLIPGYPNEYCQVLLNILLNSRDAFENSPPRGRLIRITVSEEKGHCIVTISDNAGGIAAEVLPKIFDPYFTTKGPDMGTGIGLYMAKTIIEKNMGGSLTARNAGDGAEFRIAV, encoded by the coding sequence ATGCCGGAACCGTTCTACAGCAAAGGGCGCATCACCAGGTTCCTGCTCCTTGTCGCCCTCCTGGTAACTGCCCTCACCAGCGTCGTGTACCTGGCCCGCCCCTCCTTTATCGTCCCCACCGAAAACAGGACCACTGACCTGATCATGCTCCTGGCCGATGCCCAGCCGTCGCAGGAATCCGTCGAGATCGTGGACATCGATGAAAGCAGCCTCGAACGGTACGGGCAATGGCCCTGGTCCCGTGCGCTCCTGGCGCAACTTCTGGACAAGCTGGAGGGAGCGGGAGCCCGCACGATCGCACTGGATATCATCCTCGCGGAAACGGAGCGGAATTCACCGCTGCGCCAGGGGGAAATCCAGGCGCCCAGCCATGAACTCCGCGCCTCCACCACCATCTCCCCCGGAAACGATCAGACACTGGCGAACACCCTGGCAAAGGGGCATACCGTCCTCGGCTACGAGTTCCTCTTCGACAGGGGGGAGGTAACTCCGGGGCGGTGCGAGCTGCACCCTCCCCCCATCGTCTGGGTCAAATCGCCGAAACTGTTCGGGAGGAAGCCTGAGCTTTTCCAGGCTGACGACGTCGTGTGCAACCATCCCCTCTTCTCCGGTGCGGTAAAGCGGTCCGGCTTTCTCAATGCCGCGCCCGATTCCGACGGCATCCTGCGTCGCGTGCCGATGCTCATCAAGTACGGGGAGCACATCTATCCCTCTCTGGAGCTGGCGGCGCTGATGCAGTACCAGGGGAGCCGCCAGCTCGAGATCGTGCAGAGGGGAAGCAGCGACAGCATGACCCTCAAGGTCGGGTCGAGATCGATCAGGGTGGACAGCCAGGGGAACATGATCGTGCGCTTCCACGCGCGGAGCGCCCCCCGCCCGAGCATTTCTGCCGAGGCGCTGCTGCGGGATGAAATCCCACCGGAAACGCTCCGGAAAAAAATCGTGGTAGTCGGCTCGTCGGCCGCGGGACTGGAGCCGACGTATCAGACCTTTGCGGGAAAAATCCGCACCCATGTTGAGATCCACGCCCAGGTGCTGGACAACCTGTTAAGCGGGCGGCAACCGGTTCGCACCAGCAACTTCTTGCTGTGGGAGATCCTCGTGGGGGCGATCGCCGCGGCAGGGACCGCCCTTGCCGTCGCAAATTCCGGCGTTATCGCGAGCGGCTCCATCTCGCTGGCGATACTCATGGCGACCTGGCTCGGCATGGGGTTCATCTTCGAAGAGGAGGGATATCTATTCTCGCCGTTGCTGCCGACCGTCCTCATTATCCTCAACTTTGCCACCCTCACCATCGCGAAGGGGTGGAAGGTAGAGCTCGTGGCGCGGAAGGTGGCTGACCGCGCCCTTGTTCTCCTGAAGGAGAGCGAAAAGAACCTGGCCTCCATCATAAAGGCGGTGCCGGACATCATTTTCAGCCTCGACCGCTCCTGCAACTTCCTTTTTATAAGCGATGCGGTCGAGCGCTACGGGGTCGCCGCGAAGGCCCTGCTGGGGCGGGAGATACTCCCCTTCATCAGGAAGTCGCACCGCGACCGGTTTCTGCGCACGGTGGCCGACGCCTTCCGGGAGGGGGCCGGCAACATCGAGTTTCAGGCGGTGCGCATGAAGAGCCGTCAGGTGTGGTTCGACACCCACATGGTCCCCCTGCGCGACGATGCAGGAGCGATAGTCGCACTGCTGGGCATCGCCCGCGACGTGACGGAGAAGAAGGAGACGGAGCAGGCGCTCGCGGAGAAGCAGCACGAGCTCGAGGAGCTGAACGCCGATCTGGAGGCGCGCATAGAGGAGGCAATCGGCGACATGCGGCAAAAGGACCAGATCCTCATACTCCAGGGGCGTCAGGCGGCGATGGGTGAGATGATCAGCAACATCGCGCACCAGTGGAGACAGCCACTGAACACATTGGGACTTGTTGTGCAGGAGTTACTGATCATCCATGGCACCGAGTTCAGCCGGGAGCGCCTGAAGGGGACCGTCGACCAGGCGATGGGCATTATCATGCACATGTCGAAGACGATCGACGACTTCAGAAACTATTTCATGAGGGACAAGGAAAAGAAGCTTTTCAACGTGGTTGAATCGGTACAGAAGACCCTGTCGCTGATCGACCCGACCTTGAAGAGCATGGGGATCGAGGTGGAGCTCCTCGCACCCGCGGAGTGCCTGATCCCGGGTTACCCGAACGAGTATTGCCAGGTCCTGCTGAACATTCTTCTGAACAGTCGCGACGCCTTCGAAAACTCGCCGCCGCGGGGGCGGCTCATCAGGATCACCGTCAGCGAGGAGAAGGGGCACTGCATCGTGACCATCTCGGACAACGCCGGGGGGATAGCAGCAGAAGTTCTTCCGAAGATCTTCGACCCGTACTTTACCACCAAGGGGCCTGACATGGGGACGGGGATCGGGCTTTATATGGCGAAGACGATCATAGAAAAGAACATGGGAGGAAGCCTGACGGCGCGCAATGCCGGTGACGGCGCCGAATTCAGGATCGCCGTGTGA
- a CDS encoding DegT/DnrJ/EryC1/StrS family aminotransferase, translated as MTPIPFFALDRQFAAHRQEIMTRIELVLASGKVLQGEPVTELEEKVASLCGRRYGVALGSCTDALAFALTACGVGEGDEVLVTAFSFIASASCIARVGAVPVFVDIDPHYYMMDLRDAASRVTPRTRCLIAVHLFGQCLDMNEVERFASTHGLRVIEDAAQSFGSSFAGRRAGSMGDASCISFDPTKVIGAFGSGGMLLTDSPDIAATATPLRYHGKNMKSGAFEMVGYNSQMPSEHASLLSLKVDLLGDWIKKREEVAARYLEGLAGIPGVGLPKRRPGSTHNWHKFVIRSGERGALREFLRKEGIETMVHYPTPLDRVAPLRTEGSASVGAQRAADEVLSLPIYPELREDEVSRIINTIRAFFSGGGETTAASGGIRLIGV; from the coding sequence ATGACGCCCATACCCTTCTTCGCACTGGACCGCCAGTTTGCAGCGCACCGGCAGGAGATCATGACCCGTATCGAGCTGGTGCTGGCGAGTGGGAAGGTTTTGCAGGGAGAGCCGGTTACTGAGCTGGAGGAAAAGGTCGCCTCCCTATGCGGGAGGAGGTACGGGGTGGCGCTCGGGAGTTGCACGGACGCCCTGGCCTTTGCCCTCACAGCCTGCGGGGTGGGGGAGGGGGATGAGGTGCTGGTGACCGCCTTCTCCTTCATCGCCTCCGCATCGTGCATAGCGAGGGTGGGGGCGGTTCCCGTCTTTGTGGATATAGATCCCCATTACTACATGATGGATCTGCGCGATGCGGCGTCGAGGGTGACGCCGCGGACCAGGTGTCTGATCGCGGTCCATCTTTTCGGGCAGTGCCTCGACATGAACGAGGTCGAGCGCTTTGCCTCCACCCATGGCCTTCGCGTCATAGAAGATGCCGCGCAATCGTTCGGCAGCTCCTTTGCCGGGAGGAGAGCGGGAAGCATGGGGGATGCGAGCTGCATCAGCTTCGACCCGACGAAAGTGATAGGTGCCTTCGGCAGCGGCGGGATGCTCCTCACCGACTCCCCCGACATTGCAGCCACAGCCACCCCCCTGAGGTACCACGGGAAGAATATGAAAAGCGGGGCGTTCGAGATGGTGGGGTACAACAGCCAGATGCCCTCGGAGCACGCTTCGCTTCTCAGCCTGAAGGTCGATCTGCTGGGGGATTGGATCAAGAAGCGGGAAGAGGTCGCGGCACGCTACCTGGAGGGGCTGGCAGGGATTCCGGGGGTGGGGTTGCCGAAGCGCCGCCCCGGCTCCACGCACAACTGGCACAAGTTTGTCATCCGTTCCGGAGAAAGAGGGGCGCTCCGGGAATTTCTCCGGAAGGAGGGAATCGAGACGATGGTGCATTACCCCACGCCGCTGGACCGGGTGGCACCGCTTCGCACGGAAGGGTCGGCCAGCGTGGGAGCTCAGCGCGCCGCGGACGAAGTCCTCTCCCTACCGATATACCCCGAGCTGCGGGAAGATGAGGTAAGCCGCATCATCAACACCATCAGGGCCTTTTTCTCGGGAGGTGGCGAAACCACCGCCGCAAGCGGCGGCATTCGCCTAATCGGGGTCTGA
- a CDS encoding NADPH-dependent FMN reductase, with the protein MHGKIRILGIAGSLRQGSYNRAALQAALSLAPQDALLEVFDISDIPPFSEDLEQRPPVKVLELKQRTRAADAILFVTPEYNYSIPGVLKNAIDWGSRPYGDNAWDGKPVGIMGASIGMLGTARAQYHLRQCCVFLNMYPLNQPEVMIATAGSKFDLEGNLTDQHSREKISQLLVALVDWTRKLGSKSE; encoded by the coding sequence ATGCACGGCAAGATCAGGATTTTGGGAATCGCAGGGAGCCTGCGGCAGGGATCGTACAACAGGGCAGCGCTGCAGGCCGCGCTCTCACTGGCGCCGCAGGATGCTCTCCTGGAGGTCTTTGATATCTCCGACATCCCCCCCTTTAGCGAGGATCTGGAGCAGCGCCCGCCGGTGAAGGTGCTGGAGCTGAAACAACGGACAAGGGCCGCGGACGCCATCCTTTTCGTGACCCCCGAGTACAACTACTCCATCCCGGGGGTACTGAAAAACGCCATCGACTGGGGTTCGCGCCCCTACGGCGACAATGCGTGGGACGGGAAACCGGTGGGCATCATGGGGGCCTCCATCGGGATGCTTGGAACCGCCCGCGCGCAGTATCATCTGCGGCAGTGCTGCGTCTTTTTGAACATGTATCCCCTGAACCAGCCCGAGGTGATGATCGCCACCGCAGGGAGCAAGTTCGATCTGGAGGGGAACCTGACCGATCAGCACTCACGTGAAAAGATAAGCCAGTTGCTCGTTGCTCTGGTTGACTGGACCCGCAAGCTCGGGTCTAAAAGCGAGTAG
- a CDS encoding GNAT family N-acetyltransferase, protein MSFEIREVGSKEEGKWDEFVLAHPEGTIYHHSAWRKVLETTYGYRPLYLALAHSRSGEFHGVYPSMLVQSRLTGNRLVSLPFTSYSPPLMPAAAIAEVVHHNLKNHPEIEYFELKSRDPLPETPEFLVHHNGYVTHLLDLTIGESGLLRAFHPTSIRQRIRRAEKNGFRLRLANSVEDLKSFYALHINIRRKHGLPPHPFKFFCTMYQELVPKNLLFVPLLEYQGKVVAGAFTLRFKETFTYEYSATDENYLHLSSNQALIWEVMKIGLSEGAACFDFGRSSLDNPTLIEFKERWGAKRHPLSYYYYPKMGKVGTEGSLGRRLLNRANRIMPKALLQMEGEWLYRHLG, encoded by the coding sequence ATGAGTTTCGAGATCAGAGAGGTAGGCAGTAAAGAAGAGGGAAAGTGGGATGAGTTCGTCCTGGCACATCCCGAAGGAACCATCTACCACCACTCGGCATGGCGGAAGGTGCTGGAGACGACCTACGGGTACCGTCCCCTTTACCTGGCCCTTGCGCACAGCCGCTCCGGAGAGTTTCACGGCGTGTATCCATCGATGCTGGTGCAGAGCAGGTTGACCGGAAATCGACTGGTATCGCTCCCTTTCACGTCCTATTCTCCGCCGCTGATGCCGGCGGCAGCCATCGCGGAGGTGGTGCACCACAACCTGAAGAACCATCCGGAAATAGAGTACTTCGAACTGAAGTCCAGGGACCCTTTGCCGGAAACGCCCGAGTTCCTGGTGCATCACAACGGGTACGTTACCCACCTTCTCGACCTCACTATCGGGGAATCAGGGCTTTTGCGGGCGTTCCACCCGACGAGCATTCGCCAGCGCATCCGCAGGGCCGAGAAAAACGGGTTCAGGCTGCGCCTCGCGAACTCCGTCGAGGACCTCAAAAGCTTCTACGCACTGCACATAAACATCAGGAGAAAGCACGGATTGCCTCCGCACCCGTTCAAATTCTTCTGCACCATGTATCAGGAACTGGTTCCCAAAAACCTCCTCTTCGTCCCGTTGCTGGAGTACCAGGGAAAGGTCGTGGCCGGCGCCTTCACTCTCAGGTTCAAGGAGACCTTCACCTACGAGTACAGCGCAACCGACGAAAACTACCTGCACCTATCCAGCAACCAGGCGCTGATCTGGGAGGTCATGAAGATCGGCCTCAGCGAGGGTGCCGCCTGCTTTGACTTCGGCAGGTCGTCCCTCGACAACCCGACCCTCATCGAGTTCAAGGAGCGGTGGGGGGCGAAGCGGCATCCGTTGTCCTACTACTACTATCCGAAGATGGGGAAAGTCGGCACCGAGGGAAGCCTCGGGCGGCGCCTGCTCAACCGCGCCAATCGCATCATGCCGAAGGCTTTGCTGCAGATGGAAGGGGAATGGCTCTACCGTCACCTCGGGTGA